The following is a genomic window from Arthrobacter sp. NicSoilB4.
CAAGGCGGCCACCGTCGGCAAGGTCGGCGGGCTGGCGCTGGGCTACTTCATGGTGATGTCCACCTTCGCGCTGGCCATCGGCCTCGTGGTCGGCAACCTGATCCACCCGGGCGAGGGCCTCAAGCTGGCCCCGTACGATCCGACCAAGAAGGCGGCCACGGACAGCACTGTCGAGTTCCTGCTGGGCATCATCCCTGGCGACATTCCGGTCCTGCCGACTCTGCTCGCCGCTCTGCTGGTTGGCTTTGCCCTCCAGCAGATGGGCAAGCAGGGCGCTCCGATCCTCAAGGCCGTCGGCTACGGCCAGGCCCTCGTCTTCCGCATCCTGGTCATGATCATGTGGCTGGCCCCGGTCGGCGCCTTCGGTGCGATCGCCGCCGTCGTCGGTGCCACCGGCATGCAGGCCATCCTCAGCATGGCAACCCTGATGGGCGCGTTCTATGTCACCTGCGCCTTGTTCATCGTGGTGATCCTCGGCGGCCTGCTCAAGATCGTCGCCGGCGTCAACATCTTCCGGCTGATGAAGTACCTTGGCCGCGAATACCTTCTGATCTTCTCCACCTCGTCCTCCGAGGCCGCCCTGCCGCGCCTGATTGCGAAGATGGAACACCTGGGTGTGTCAAAGCCGGTCGTCGGCGTCACGGTCCCCACCGGCTACTCCTTCAACCTCGACGGCACCGCCATCTACCTGACCATGGCCTCCCTGTTCGTCGCCAACGCCATGGGCACCCCGCTGGACCTTGGCGCCCAGGTGTCCCTGCTGATCTTCATGATCATCGCCTCCAAGGGTGCCGCCGGTGTCACCGGCGCCGGCCTGGCCACCCTGGCTGCAGGCCTCCAGGCCCACAAGCCGGAACTGCTCGGCGGTGTCGGCATGATCGTCGGCATCGACCGCTTTATGTCCGAGGCCCGCGCGCTGACCAACTTCACCGGCAACGCTGTAGCCACCGTGCTGATCGGCACCTGGGTCAAGGAGATCGACGGCGGACGGGTCGAGCAGGTTCTCGCCGGCAACGCACCCTTCGACGAGCAGACCATGATCGCCGGCCACGGTACGGATGATGCTGCCCCGGAAGCTGCCGCTGAGCCCGCCCGCCCGGTTCTGGCGAACGCCTGATCCGCAGCAGCACTGAGGGCGCAGCGAATCAAAGCTGACGCTGCACGACCCAAAAAGCCGCCCGGACGCCGCCAAGCGTCCGGGCGGTTTTTTGCGCCGGCCGGGCAACCTTCGACTTCTACCAGAAGGTTGAGGCTCAAATATTGCC
Proteins encoded in this region:
- a CDS encoding cation:dicarboxylase symporter family transporter → MASQRGESAALAAAPVKKRKGLDKSHYLYIAVIAAVILGALVGLLFPEFAKSLKPLGDGFIKLIKMMIGPVIFCTIVLGIGSIAKAATVGKVGGLALGYFMVMSTFALAIGLVVGNLIHPGEGLKLAPYDPTKKAATDSTVEFLLGIIPGDIPVLPTLLAALLVGFALQQMGKQGAPILKAVGYGQALVFRILVMIMWLAPVGAFGAIAAVVGATGMQAILSMATLMGAFYVTCALFIVVILGGLLKIVAGVNIFRLMKYLGREYLLIFSTSSSEAALPRLIAKMEHLGVSKPVVGVTVPTGYSFNLDGTAIYLTMASLFVANAMGTPLDLGAQVSLLIFMIIASKGAAGVTGAGLATLAAGLQAHKPELLGGVGMIVGIDRFMSEARALTNFTGNAVATVLIGTWVKEIDGGRVEQVLAGNAPFDEQTMIAGHGTDDAAPEAAAEPARPVLANA